The genomic region ATTTTGCGGAGTCTGGTGCAGGATTACAGGGAGTCCAAGCGATATGACCAGGCGCTGAAACGGCTCGATGAAATTCTGCAGCATATTCCAAAGGACGAATGGGCCCTCTCGTACAAGGTGGAATTGTTTGAAGAAATGGGCGAATGGGACAAAGCCTTTCGTACGCTGAATGTTTTGGCAAAGTCAAAGCGTATGTCGGAGGATGTGTCCCAAAAATTGGCGCTTTATCGCGTAGAAGAAGCCAGACAACTTTTTTCGCAGGGACACGAAAAATCCGGTCGCATTAAATTGCGGGAAGCCCTGAAGATCGATAAAAAATGTGTTCCGGCCTATCTGTATCTTGGAGATTCTTACATGCGGGAAAATCGGGCCGACGATGCTCTGAAAACCTGGAAGAATTTTGTGGAAGAGGTGCCGGAATACTCCCATCTGGTTTTTAGCCGCCTGCGCGAACTTCTTTTCCGTATGGGGAAATTCAGCGAAATTGAATCTATTCTGACCGATTTGCTGCACAAACATCCTGAGAATTACAATGTTTACTATGCACTGATTCATCTTTATGAAAACAAAGGCCAGTACCTTGAGGCCATTAACTTGTGCGATCAAATTCTGGAAGGCAAACCCGATGACACGGATGCCAATTTACTTAAAATACGGCTCTTGGCGCGTCTAAAGGATTTCCATAAGCTGGAGACCGAGGTGATTTCTTTTACGGAAAAAATCATGCACCCCAAGGAGGAGTACGTTTGCTCCTCATGCGGTTATCGTTCCGGCGAGCCCCTCTGGCACTGCCCGAAGTGTGGCGGCTGGAATACATTTGACCTGAAAAGGAAAAACTAAATAGGGGCAAATTCAATTATGAGGCTGTTCTAAAAGATGTGCCTACTCATTTCACGAATGTTTGATGTAAATCAGGGTGAGTCTATCGGATGAAGAAAACGATTCAAATCATCATTTTTTCATTTCTTTTCATTGCAGGTGTTTCTGCACCTCTTTTTGCCCAAAAAGAGGTCATGACCTATTTAAAAACGGGTGATTTTACGGGGTTAAAGAAAGATTTGCCCCAACTGCAGAAAAAATATCCTAACAGTACACTGATTCCCTATTTGAAGGCCATCCTGATCAGCAACGGAAAAACAGCCCTTCAATCGTTTAAGAATCTTCGCAAAACCTATAAAAATGAAAAATGGCTGCCGGCGGTTCTGATGCGGATTGCCCAATACCATTACGTTCAGGGATACTACATTTCGGCAAAGGATGAATTTAGACAGGTGGCTGCCCAGTATCCAAAAGCCTCGCTGGCCCCGGAGGCATTGTATCAGGTGGCTCTTTGTTGGATGGCAATGGCTGCCACGGATTCTGCCCGGGTGGTTCTGGAAAAGGTCGTTGAAAGGTACTACGGAAGCAAAATTGCCGAGCTTGCCTCCCGCGACTTGAGAGAGATTTCAGGCGGACAATCTTCGCCTGCGAAAACCCCTCAATCGACGACGGCCTATTTCACGGTTCAAACCGGAGCCTTTTCCTCAAAAGATAATGCCACACTTCAATTGCAATTTTTTGAGCAAAAAGGGATTCACGGAGTTCTTTCGCAGAAAACAGTCAATGGGAAAACGCTTTATCTGGTTTGGATTGGAAAATTTACTACACAAAAGGATGCAACTGCGTACGGAAAAAAATTGCAGAAAAAATTTAAGGTTTCCTACCGAATTGTGGAACACCCCTGATCGCTAAAGACCGCCTGCTCAAGATGTTGGAATGGTATCCTGTTTTTATCGTCCTGCTTAACGCGCCCAGGATTTTTCCAGTTGGTGTTTGACTCGTTTTCTAAAGA from Calditrichota bacterium harbors:
- a CDS encoding tetratricopeptide repeat protein — protein: MTTEMWYLVIFAAIVVILLLIYSLWRMKSSAAKKRPVIDPYVQGLNALVEGDLDRAADYFRTSAQKDSENIDAYLKLGDIFRKQGYPDRATKIHRELLVRRNLNPSVQLQILRSLVQDYRESKRYDQALKRLDEILQHIPKDEWALSYKVELFEEMGEWDKAFRTLNVLAKSKRMSEDVSQKLALYRVEEARQLFSQGHEKSGRIKLREALKIDKKCVPAYLYLGDSYMRENRADDALKTWKNFVEEVPEYSHLVFSRLRELLFRMGKFSEIESILTDLLHKHPENYNVYYALIHLYENKGQYLEAINLCDQILEGKPDDTDANLLKIRLLARLKDFHKLETEVISFTEKIMHPKEEYVCSSCGYRSGEPLWHCPKCGGWNTFDLKRKN